The sequence below is a genomic window from Lolium perenne isolate Kyuss_39 chromosome 7, Kyuss_2.0, whole genome shotgun sequence.
cagttttccccttgagtgctaatactggctagtgcaatatgctcagtttttaccctcaagtggctggtcaacaaacagtcaacaaatgggattaactagttaaatgagtcatttaatgtgcaaaaaattccgaaaaatagtggcacatactcatggagtctttaccacaaattgcaagttctcaaaacataaataagtcatagataaatcaagttttaccacaaattgccacttctcaaaggccttctcaaatgacctagtagctatgaaggtgcatggttttccacaataagcccttcccaaaacagctttccccaaaacatactttgtctaaatgaggccacaattctcacactcatgtatatttgtattgcaaatagtttgatataggccaagatgggtttcattgcacaaaacacgcattttccatttttaaaatcttatatttgaatcccttagcctgtttattacataggtgcccttggtttcttgatactactcagttttgccctctccctccacaaattctctcacacgtgcaacattgccctgattggtctagcccatgtcacgcggatcgtgcccgcctaccattgatcgtatgatctaacgggcaggataacccctctctctctctctgtctgcggttaccttccactctctaagtatgctaaagggcggttttctgtattcattttcatgcgctaaaaattataaactcttttaggcattacttttcacgcaaaaaatgataaaccatcaccgatttgttgtagccattaattttcacgcaaaaaatgataaaccatcaccgatttgttgtagccattaattttcacgaaaaaatgataaaccatcaccgatttgttgtatccattacttttcacgcaaaaaatgataaaccatcaccgatttgttgtagccattaattttcacgaaaaaaatgataaaccatcaccggtttgttgtatccattacttttcacgcaaaaaatgataaaacatcaccgatttcttgtagccattactattcacggtaaaaatgataaacgaaccaatctatctatctctgtatttgaagtttggaagggttcaccatctatttATGTTAACTTTTGAGGTTTtaacctgaaaacaaatgggtattataaagggaaataaaagttaaaaaatgtaaaaatgaaacaatctacctatctttgtatagaagatcgtttgtatgatttttgaggtcatttagagaagatagaaaaaaatcccttttgagaaggtcgaaaaaacctaacttgttacaaaagctggtttcagtgagacctaaccaaatttggcatacattatgccatatctataacaacaaggaatatctaaaagggaaagtttcacacaatttgaaatttagggcgaaaatgatgccatacatgatgctgtttttcgaggttttgacctcaaaatcaattgggtattataaagggaaataaaaagttcgaaaaatgtaaaaacgaaacaatctatctatctatgtatagaagatcagctatatgaaatttgaggtcatttagagaaggtagaataaatcaccttcttagaaaagctggtttcagtgagacgaaacggcatgcgtttaagcaaagtgatttttacgaacatctccaaatgaccccaaatttgccatacatgatgccatacgtgtaacaacaaggaaccctatctaaaaagtgtcaaaaaagtttgcccaaccgtatagctctatcaaaaagaacctcaccatggcgctagtataattttgggctttgttacaaactttcgttacctaaccttcaacacgaaacttgttaaatcccaccttgattcgagcaccacagcctccaaacgatgacgatgccgatatcggcatggtcagaacggctatgctcgccgccactgctaggtcaccgttgggatgcaccctcaatcctgtcccctcattcgatcactgacacaccagagataccgccgaggccaatgcagaacgtacatgctgatgccaatgccgaacatgcatgcacgctgCTGTGGGCACGACCACGCcgtcccgctatgctggacgccacagaccaccgcgaggtctttcccttcgccaccacactcttctagcacccatctatacaagccagaaaggagagacactagttttctctacattgctcgcattcgtgtcggacacggtcagtcaaagttttgaggtagtcctcgatgtcgtcgaccatttcttctcttctttgcatggttaaacgcgtctagttcatatctatctaatgtgtctggtctcgcctcatgcagttctttgtggacgtcgatctcatctcggcaccccgcaggccacctcctccgtgccatcgctgtagagctccgtttaaaaatctattcctaccagtgtattgccccttgtatcagcgtcatggcccacttgtcattcgatataccgaagccccactcgtgcgcgttttggtcagggatacagcgatacttatggtcaaacaaagatggatggtctgacgtgtctttgcgggctctacgtggtcccactagtcagaagataacggtcaaccgtcggacaaccggccgttacagcacctgtgatggtttcagacaaggtcttggggaaaactggggaaaaactaaggagctggggaaaactgagcacaactaaggaaccgagggcacgaaaatagaaatcccccaCACGGGAGTGTCACTGCGCGTACCGGTAGATTTTCCAAAATAAAGAAATATGAGGCTTGAGTGCATGAAAATTTTCTCTAAAACATAGCGTAATTAATGCAATAGTATAAGAAAAAAATTCAGTTCTACAAATTAAAACTGTGCATgtaattttatttccaagaatgaAAATCCTAtattgtaagagcatctccagtcgcgtcccccaaagggatttggggcgcgccggataaaaaaagcgttccagccgcgtcccccaaagcccttttttgtccagcgctccccgatacggtgtccggcgccccgagcccgtccccgtcccacaggggacgctccggggacgccggacacaacgaaaagcgaggccaaccgacgcggggccgacgcatcagcggcacagttaattttaacctaaccgtcgcctacctcgcgacggtagttattcgcgcgcagcggcatctttgccttaatggcgacggaggggcaggcgagacgtctcgtcggtgctgcgcagcctccacgcgtcgccggcgttcgcacgccaccgcccgttcccgcgcgatcttcccgcctcttctcgtctgttcccgcgctttcttcccgacgccggcgtctataaaaggtctcccggctcatcaatggtagccaccacaccccgccggcaacaaacacagccctcgtcgctccacagccgtctcctccatcaccagtggcaatggcgaaccgccccggcgatggccacttccctccaccgccgtctcctccattgACGAGCCAGCAGCGGCGTGCGGCACTCGAGGAGGCACTCGAGGAGGAGGCCCGCCAGCGCCGTGAGGCGCAGCAGGCggcggatctagcggcgttctCCTCCGCCCCTCGCCCTCCGCAGCCGAGGAGGCCGCGGCGGCAAGCAGCGCGGTGCAGACGCAGCAGCGACACCGTTGCGGCCTCGACGGGACAAGAGGCGCGACGGCGCCGATCGGGAGGAGATGGAGCGACGATGGGGCGAcgagcgccggcgccggcgcgatGAGCGGCGAGCTGTTCCGTGAACGGCGTGActcgatcgagcgccggcggcgtgagTCGATCGAGCTCCAGCCAGCGAGCGACGGCGGAGGAGCGTCGGCAGCGGAGGCGGCGCTACGGCGCTATGGGGGAAAGCGGCGGAGCGATTAGCGGCGGCCGACACGTTctgcggcggcgatgatggaggcgccaacgaatgtggaggaggaggcgccaatggaggaggaggaggccgaggcggaggagaccgaggtggaggacgacgacggcaacgacgagttcgagtggtccgacgacgacgggccgcacccggacgagacggcggATCGGCAACGCgccctcgtcgagtccttcgagtcggagaagaagctccgggacgacgcccgtgccctcgaagaggcgcatattcgtcgcgccatcgagctctccctccgAGCGCGGCGCGAGGGACGGcggaggacgcgcggcgggagcggcaccgtctggccgccgccgaacgcaaggagaggaggcgcacgcaggaggagctgcggcgtaggggaggcgacgacggggcggggccgtcgaacgcgccgccgggcggtcagtagtctaggtttagatgaaatctagccgttttcattcaaactttgtattatataatcaaaattgaatgaaaacctttattttcgtgcacaaatattcatttgggggcggcgtttgggggacgcggctggggagcgacgtcccccaaacgcggcacgaacaaaacacgtcccccaaacgctcgatccggcgcggtttgggggacgctttgggggacgcgactggagatgctctaacatatTCCCTTGGCATTCCTTCGAATTAAAGGAGGCCGTAGAGTGGGATTTTTCGGCGGTCGGTCTCCCTTTTGGCCCACAAGCTTGAGCTCAACCCGCTTCCGAGCCGACTCGTGTCACCAAAAATGGCGCGGCAAAAGCAGACGGAGAAACGCCAAAAATGGTGCCGCGGCAGTAGGCAGCAATAGCCCTGCCGCCACCTCACCAGCCACTTTCCACTTCCGCGCCGCCAAGCCCGTCATTTTCCGGCGACGCCCTCGCGCCAACTATAAAAACCCACCACCTTGCACCTTGCACCTCCGCCTCATCCCACTCCACTGCCACTGAGCTAGGGACGGCGTTCATGGAGATGTTGCTGGACTGGCGCTCGGTGGGCTCGCTGATCGCCACGATCATGGTGTTCCGGACGGCCATGCGTGACTTCATCCCGCCGGAGGCCGAGCAGATGCTTCGCCGCCTCCTCGCGCGGCTCGCCGCGGCGTTCAGGCCCCCGACGGCCACCATCCTCGTCGACGAGGCCGACGGCGCCGCCAGCGGCGCCACCAACGACCTCTACGACGCCGCACAGCTCTACCTCGGGGCGCGCTGCCTCGCCACGGCGCCCGCCGTGCGACTCTACAAGCCGCGGCAGGCGAGCCGCGCCGTCGCCTCACTCCCGGACGCCCACACCGCGCACGACACCTGGAAGGGCGTCACGGTAAAGTGGACCTCGACCGCGCGCCCCGCCGACCGTGCCGGCAACCCGTACAACGTCTACGGTGGCGGCCGGggcccctccggcggcggcgaccacCGGAGCCTCGAGCTCCAGTTCCCGCTCCAGCACCGCGACTTCGTGCTCGACAGCTACATCCCCCACGTCATCGACGAGGCCACCAGGATGCGGCTCACGTCGCGGGAGCGCAGGCTCTACACCAACCGGGCCGCCGCGCCCGGCGAGGACCACCGCCGCCTCTGGACCTCGCACGCCTTCTCCCACCCCTCCACGTTCGACACGCTCGCCGTCGACCCGGCGCTCCGCGAGGAGATCCGCGCGGACCTGCTCCGCTTCGCGTGCCGGCGCGAACACTACGCGCGCGTCGGCCGCGCCTGGAAGCGCGGGTACCTGCTCCACGGGCCGCCGGGCACCGGCAAGACCAGCctcgtggccgccatcgccaaccTCCTCGAGTTCGACGTCTACGACCTGGAGCTCACCACGGTGCCAACCAACTCccacctccgccgcctcctcgtcTCCACCACGCCCAAGTCCGTCGTCATCGT
It includes:
- the LOC127312453 gene encoding AAA-ATPase At3g50940-like, translated to MEMLLDWRSVGSLIATIMVFRTAMRDFIPPEAEQMLRRLLARLAAAFRPPTATILVDEADGAASGATNDLYDAAQLYLGARCLATAPAVRLYKPRQASRAVASLPDAHTAHDTWKGVTVKWTSTARPADRAGNPYNVYGGGRGPSGGGDHRSLELQFPLQHRDFVLDSYIPHVIDEATRMRLTSRERRLYTNRAAAPGEDHRRLWTSHAFSHPSTFDTLAVDPALREEIRADLLRFACRREHYARVGRAWKRGYLLHGPPGTGKTSLVAAIANLLEFDVYDLELTTVPTNSHLRRLLVSTTPKSVVIVEDIDCSLDLSDRRKNGGGSVHEDNNNNAQLAMISPAAASIGRESVSLSGVLNFVDGLWSSCVGERLMIFTTNHPERLDPALLRPGRMDRKIELGYCSPAALRVLAKNYLGVGEDPDDDDPDTVRGLMAQAEGLLAADVHITPADIGEVFMGCDGAGASAALSKLVGELRRRRDFAPAVDALLPSASTAETME